The genomic interval TTGATGGAGGGAGCGCTAAAAGGATTAGGATATACTGTAAAACACATGGATTGTCCGGATACGGAATCTCTCCGCTTTGGCAAGGAATTTGGGAATCGCGGGCAATGTAATCCAACGTATTTTACTGTAGGGAATCTAATCAAATATCTTTCTTATCTTCGAGATGTTGAGGGTAAATCAAAGGAAGAAATTGTGAGCAAGTATCTGTTTATTACGAGCGGTTCCTGCGGACCATGTCGTTTTGGCACCTATGTGACAGAGTATCGGAAAGCACTTAGGGATGCTGGATTTGATGGGTTTCGAGTGTTGCTCTTTCAGCAGCAGAGTGGCTTAAAGCAGGCTACAGGTGAAGAATCAGCGCTTAAATTAGATAGTTCATTTTTCCTTACATTTTTAAAGGCTGTATTAATCGGAGATATTTTGAATGCAATAGGATACCGCATTCGCCCATATGAAGTGGAAGAGGGGTCTACCAATGCTGCACTTGAACGCTGCAAGCAGCATTTATACAAAGCTTTCAGTGAGCGTAAACAACTTATACCAGCTTTATACCGATGCCGAAAAGAACTGCAAACGGTAAAAGTCGACAGAACGAGAGTAAAACCAAAAGTAAGCATTATTGGCGAGTTCTGGGCGATGACCACAGAAGGAGACGGCAACTATCAGCTGCAAAACTTTTTGGAAAGTGAAGGCGCTGAAGTAGAAGTGCAGTCTGTTACGGCATGGATCTTATTTTTGATATGGGAGGGGCAATATGATACTCGCAAACGGATGAATTTGCGTGAAGCTGATTCTAACAGTAAGGGTTTAAAAGGAAAGAATCCTATTAAACGTCTACTATTATTAGAATTAGCCGATCGTACCGTCCGCGGGATGTTCCATACTTATGCCAGAGCGATTGGGCTTCGTGGCTATCACTTACCTGATATGAATGAAATAGCTGAGGTCGCTCACTCCCACTATAACAACCACCTAAGGGGTGGAGAAGGACATATGGAAGTTGGCAAGCTTATACTTAATGTGAAAAAACGGAAAGTAAATATGACGATTTCTGTTAAGCCATTCGGATGTATGCCTTCATCAGGTGTTTCCGACGGAGTTCAATCGCTTATTACCGAGATTCACCCTGAAGCGATTTTTCTTCCAATTGAAACGACTGGAGATGGGGCAATTAATGTTTATAGCAGAATACAAATGATGTTGTTTAAGGCTAAACAGACTGCGCAGAAAGAATTTGATCAAGCTTTAGCTAAAAAGGGATTATCCATAGAACAACTTCAAAAAAATGGTTTCAGCCGTTCGTATATAATCGAACCTTTAAAGGTTAGCAAACATTCAGTTGCATGTACATCAGCAAATGTCGTTAATCACTTTCGCGGAATTCCAAATAGGTTTTCTTTTCGCCGTAATAAAGTAAAAGAAGCATAAAAGTATTGGATAAAATAGGATCATTAAAAAGCATAACGAATAGCTCGTTGCAGCATTGTAGCGGGTTATTTTTTTCATATTTACGATAAGCTATATTTATTCCAATTCTAATTCCTCTTATCATTACTTATATTTGAATCCTAATAAAAAGGGTGTAAATCTTGAGTAAACAAGTCTTAATACTATCAGAAGCTATTGGTAACGGTCATACAAAAGCAGGAGAAGCATTGATGGAAGGAATTTCTCATCTTGCTCCATCTATACAAACACAAATTTTAGAGTTAGGACAGGTACTTCGTCCTCTAAGCACTAAGCTAATCGTAAACTATCGTTCATTCCCCTTCATTATGGAGAAAAATCTATCTTTATAAAAATAACAAGCCTTTTTCCAATTGGAAAAAGTACGTCATTCATCAGTTGATTCACAGAGAAATTGAAGTTTTACTTAACAATGAAAACCCTCGCCTCATTGTCTGTACGCACCCTTTTACCAGCTCAACTGCGTCACGGCTAAAGAAAAGGGTTATAAGTTTACTCTTTGCACGATGGTGACAGATTTCCATGTTCATGGAGCATGGGCTCATTCTGAGGTAGATACCTATATCGTTTCAAATAAGAGATGTGTATAAGCAATTAATAGATATGGGCATTCCAAATAATCGAATTGCTATCACCGGCTTGCCTATAAGATCAAATTTTTGGGTTCAAAAAAATAAACAGGAGATGCGGCAAAAATTAAAATTGAGAGACATTCCTACCATAATGCTCATGGGGGGAGGACTGGGATTAGGTGGAATTCAGAAACTTACCCATGCTCTATTAAGATGGAAAGAAGAAATCCAAGTAATCATATGTACTGGAAACAATGAACACTTAAGAAGTTTCTTTAGAAGAGATGAAAAATTTCATCATCCAATATTCATATACTAGGGTTTGTTGATATGATCGATGAATAAATGGAAGCCACTGATTTTCTCATTACAAAACCAGGCGGCTTAACTTGTTATGAAGCATTATCAAAAGGCCTGCCTTTATATATCTTTCAACCAATACCTGGACATGAAGAAAAAAATTGTGACTTTTTAATAAATAATCATTTAGCTATAAAAATTGATAATATCGAAAACATCAATAATATAATTGGAAAATTGCTCTTTTCTTCAAAAGAATCGGAGTATTTCTATAAAGTCATAGAAGCTTGGTATTTATCGTACCATCATTATAGGCAAGATATTGTTGCTTTTAACGGCAAATGATCAGAAGCTTTAAGTGTTTTTGTCATAACTTCTGCTTTAACAACCTTAAGATCAGGACTGACAAATATGTAATCCAGCCTCATTTTAGGGCTAAGTGACGGATATGTGTAACCTGGTCCCTCTCCTGAAACCTGCCAAGTATCTTGAACATTATCAGTTAATCTTCTCCAACCGCTTGATCCAGGTTTCATATTCCAATCTCCCATAATGATAATGGGATGGTGATAATGATGAAGTTGATCGACAATAAATTCAGTTTGCTTTCTATGGAGAAAGGGATTAAGACTTAAATGAGTCACCATTACTTGATATAACTGATTATTTATTTGGATTGTTGCATTAAGCAATGACCTTCCTTCAATCAGTCCGGGTATATAATTAAATGCATGGTTCTTTCTTGTCACAATGGGATATCGTGACAGAAGAGCATTTCCATATTGACGTTCATTAGTTGATTTTTTAGATTTTATAGAAAGAGATGGACTGAAAAAGTGCTCTGTATTTAATTGTTTTGCAAGCCACATTGTCTGATCTTCAAAAAGACTACGTTTAGAAAAATGTTTATCAACCTCATTAAGACCAATAATATCTACATCACTCTTTTCAATTACTTCAGCTATTCTGGAAAGATTTCTTTGTTTATCAATACCTTTGCCATGATGAATATTAAAGGTCATTACTTTAATTTCCATATTATTTTCTCCTCTTACTATTGAGTTTAGTTACTTACATAAAGAAAATTAATTTAGATACTTGTCATAGGAAAAAATAACGTATATTTTCCTTGTTTTTATACAACCTAATTTTAGGAGAAACCACCAAAAATAAGTGAGTGAGAAAATAAATGTAATACATTTCTAAAACATCCTATTTATTTAGCTTAGTTTTATTATAAGTCTGTTGGAGCTTTTCCTTAGATATAAATAAATAATAAGTATCAGGTATTTTAGAGATTTTTGGTTGTTCTGCAGACAATAAATAAAGGGGGGTTTGCGATATCCTTTTAAATAATTTGTAAAGTGGATGGCAAGGTTGAAAAATCTCAAAACCAATTTTCTCTGCCCCTTTATACAACATAGTTATGCCAATAACTCCTTTAATTTCATTTTTCTCTTTATGGCCGTTAATATACTCTGCAATAAGAGGCATCGATATAAGAACTTTCTGGAAAATGATTCTCCCTCTTCTAACAGAGCATGGAACACCTTTCAATTCGCTTAAAAGTTTAACATTGTGTAAATGTATTTTTACCAATTTATCATTTTTCTTTATCAGTGTTCCGTCACTTAAGAGTACTTCTTTACCTTTATATTTTGTTAATCGTACACGGAAAATACCTGAGTGACGATCGAGGTATTCTAATCTTGTGAATAAGTAATATAAAGGATCAAGTATATTCCAAAACGAAAGAAGATAGCTACGCATCTTTCTTACCTCCTTAATTGTCAATAATAATTTGTCATTTTTACTTTGGAATTATAATTGAGAAATTTTCCTATTATTTATGAGTGGTTTTTTGAAAGGACGAGATACCGATGACTATGAATCCATCAGGGAAGAAACAGATCATTATGCTATTAGTTGATACTTTAATGGATATTACGTTACAAGAAGCGATCAAGAATGGAAAAGCACCTGCTCTTCAATTTCTTATAGAAAATGGCTATAAAATCCCTAACCTTGTGAGCCCATTTCCAACAATGTCTGTTAATGTTGATAGTACATTGCTCACCGGTGTTTACAGTGATCAACATAAAGTTCCGGGTTTAGTATGGTTTAACAAAAAGGAAAATCGAATTATTAATTATGGAGGTAATGTTAGAGAGCTTATAAAATTAGGATTAAAACAGTCAATGGAAGATATTTTTTACAATTTGAATCATAACCATTTAAGTAAAAAACATAAGACGATTCACGAAACCCTTGTGGCTCAAGATATTCAAACTGCATCGATCAATACTTTAATGTATAGGGGAAATCAATCAGTACAAATAACATTTCCTTTTCTTATGTCATTGGTTACAGGAATGAGAAGGAAAATATTCGCATACGCACCAAATCTGTTTTCATACGGTGCAATGGCAAAATTGAATCGATTAAAAAGGTACTCCTTTTTTTGGCAGAAATATGGGTTTAATGACAAATTTACAGCAAATGAATTAATATATCTTATCGAACGGGATATGCTACCCGCACTCACAATTGCTTACTTTCCTGATTTAGATCAACGCATACATAAAAAAGGGAGAATGAATAGTAAAGGAGTTGAAAAAGTAGACAAGCAACTTCAAACAATTCTGAATACATATTCTACATGGGAAGAGGCATTAAAGAATAATATTTGGATTGTTTTAGGTGATAATGGTCAAGCATGGATTGAAAAAGATCGTAACAAAGCTTTGATTGATTTGAGGAAACTTTTGAAAACATATCGAATTCCAAAATTAAAGGATAGAATTACCTCATCAGACGAAGTCATTCTTTGTACAAATGAAAGAATGTGCTTTATTTATACCCTTGATTCTGATCGTATACTTCTAGAAAATCTAGCAAAGACTTTACAAAAAGATGAAAGAATTGATGTTATTGCTTGGAAAAAAGACAATTCCATCCTGGTAACTTCCGGAATTCAGGATGGAAAGCTAATTTTTCATCCTTCAGGAGATTTTAGGGATGAATACGGACAATCTTGGTCTATAGAAGGAGATACTGCAATATTAGACCTGTCAATAAATAAAAACATGATTAGTTATGGAGTTTATCCAGATGCTTTGGCAAGACTCTATACGACATTTTTTTCGCATGAAGGTGATTATCTTGTTGTTAATGCAAAGCCGGGATACGAGTTTTTAGCCGAATCATCGCCTACTCATGTTGGGGGAGCTAGTCATGGAGGATTACATGAGCAAGATTCACTTGTTCCCATGATTGTTACTGGAACAGATACAAAACCGAAAAATTTACGTATCTTGGATATAAAAGATTGGATTTTGTCTTTAATTTAGGAAAAATTAACACAATTTTTAATACATCTCCTATTTTCATTTTTTTGCAAAACCTCTACTAAAAACGAGGCTGTCTCAAAAGGGTCTGATCCTTTGTGTTAAGTCAGCCTTGTTTCATTTCACTGTTGTTAACCCATATCCTTGATAAAAAGCATGCCAATTAAATGATCAGTCGTCGTTAATTTACAGGATTGGATGCTGCTTTTATAATAAAGGGGAAACAATTCATACTGAAAACTCGTACAAATACGGTCTTAACTCATTTAAAACGATTGTTGAGAATAACGGGTTTAAAACAGAAAAGGTTTGGACGGATCCTTAATCCTTTTTCAGTGTCCATTATCTGACTTTAAGCTTCCTATGAGGTGCAGCACTACTCAAAAAGCAAAGCGCTTTTTAGTAAAATTTGACTAATTCTAAAATAACCTCTAAAATAAACAAGGCTTTGTTAAAGAAAGCATCGTCTTGTTTATTAATAATAGTACTCACCTTTGTAATATTTATTTAGAAGAAAATATTCTTTCAAATTTTTTGATGCATGTATTTAAAATTGGAAAACATTAAGTATGATTTCAAATTTACGTGACAAAATAATATGTGTATTTTTTAGGATAAGTAAATAAAAATGAGGTTGAAAAAATGTTTACTTTTGTCGGAAAATTAATTCTACTATTTGGACTTGTGGTTCTAGCAATGCGCTGTATGGGAAAGACGGTGTTGGCTCAGTTGACTCCGCCTGATCTTGCTGCCATTGTTTTTCTCATTACATTATCTGTCAGTCCTCTCAAAGTAAACGGAATTGGACAGGCTATTGTAGGGATAATCACAATTGTCGTTATCTATTGGTTATTTTCTAAATTAAGTCTTTTTCGCTGGCTTAACAGGTTGTTCATCGGCCATCCAAGCATTTTAATCAAACATGGGAAAATCTCTAAAAAAGAGTTACTAAAAACTCGCTTTTCTCTCGTAGAGCTATTATCAGCTATTCGGGCTGCAGGATATCCAAACATAAAGGATCTCGATTATGTGATCCTTGAACCAAATGGAGATCTTAGTATTTTGCCTAACCAAGCTGTTGTAAATTTGACTCCAAGACACTTAAACATTGAAACGGACTATCAAGGACTACCCCTTGCTATGATTGTTGAAGGGAACCTCCAACATAAAAATTTACGATTAATCCAAAAGGATGAAAATTGGCTTCAGGAAGAGTTAGCGAAAAAAGGATTTCATCAATACAATAACATTTTTTATGCTGCCGTTAGCGATAAAGATCATTCTATTATCATTGATACCGGTAATTAAAACAATTGATATACATAATAGATGGTGCATAGTATTGAAAACAACATAGTATCTAATTTGTTTTCAATTTATACCCTATTTGGTTAACACATATAAATGATGTTATTTATTGTAATAAAATAAGTACGAGAATTTAGGAAAATAATCGACAAAATTTTTAACACATCACATAAGACATAGATATTAAAATTTACCAACACTATTTACTCTAGATTTATACAGAATATGATTGTCTCCAAAAAAACTTCAGGGGGTAATCTCGAATGAACAATTTGATCAATCTTTTTTCATTAATGGGAGGAAGAAGAAATTTACGCTTGTTTAACATTTTTAGAAATAGAAGAACGAATAACGGCAGCATGATTTTATGGTCATTACTTGGTTTAACAGCAATTGGAGTGATTGGAAGCCGAAATACAGTATGGGGACAAAAAATTCAAGAGGGCTATAACAATCTTCGAAATACTCCAAGAATGCCATTACAAAACTCAGTGAATTTTGCTACTGAATTTGCAGAAGAAGTAACACCTAATATTTTTAATAAAAACAATAATAATCAATAGAGTTTTTCAGATATGGGGCTATCTCAAGGAGGATAGTCCCTTTTTAAAGTAAAAGAAAAATAAGACATGTTCGACCTTGGATATGTAGGCAAATGTCTATTCCCTAGGACAATCGTGGAACATAGTATATTACTGAATATTAACAGTAACAAGAAAGGGGAAAAAAGATGAGTCATTTATATCCTTATCACATGTCTTATTATCAACCACAGCATGTTAGCCAGTTTCCACAATACCCTCAGTCTGAGATGTGGGCAAAGCAACAAATTAAAAAACCTCTATACCCTTATTTGAAACCACAAGTATTAAGTTCCATTAACCCTTTTGTGAAATATGGCTTAAAAGAGGCCGCAGCTACTTCATATGAGCATGCATTACAAGAAGTTGCAGCGATGACCTATTTACTTGGTAAAGGCATGGATCCCCATACCGCCTATTTAACAGTTGAATCTTGGGAAATGAATGAAATGTTTTGAAAATTATACAGTTATTCATTAAAACATAACTCTACCAAATAGCGTGTGGATTCTCATTAGAATTCTCACGCTTTTTTTGATGTGAATGTTGTTACAACAACAAAAGATCATTATCTATATTTCGTTCTTATAAAGCATATCATGACACAATGAATAAGTTATAAATTCGAAGAGATATATGGAGAAGAGAGAAATGTCATGTAAACAGTTTTTATTGATTGAATAGGGATTGTAAACACTATATTTTTAAAAGTATCGCACCAATAAGAATAACATAATGATTATTTCTAATACTAAGGTCGAAAAACGATTTAAGGAGGGATATCGAATGACTGAAGAAAATCGCTCTGCCATTGACCGAGGGCGTAATACCGCTAAACGTGGAGTAGAAACAACTGGTGATGCAGCAAAAAATGCTATTGATGCTGTTGAAGATGCTGGAAAAGCAGTAGTTGATCGAATTTCCAACGCTATTAAAGATGTTACTGCAAGATGATTGATTTGAGTAAATGTTGTAATAGTTGATCGAGGCTGTTTCAAAAGGGTTAAACCATTTTGAAACAGCCTCGTATTTCGTTCTAAGCAATAAGTTAATTTCTATTGGTACAAAAAGATTTTTATGTTTTCATTTTTATCAATAGTCGCCAATAAGACATCGTTTATATTTACTCTATATGTATTGTTTATTTTATTTAATAGCCATTGTTCGTCTTTTCCAAGTTGCTCTAATTCATTGTAATCAATCTTCCGTTCTTTAATAATCGTTCTAGGTAATTCAAAAGGTTTTTTTGTTAATGTTACATCAGCTGATGTGATTGGCTGATGTTGAGATTTTAAAAATATTGATATGGTTCCTCCTGGTTCCCATAATGCGAGAGATACCTTTTTGATATCATCCGTTTTTTCTTTACGTAATTCAGTTAAAAGAAAATCTATTGATATTCTTGCTTTATTTAAATTTTTATAAAAAATTTGTCCATTTTCAATAAGAGTGAGGGGAGAAGGTTCACAGATTTTTCTAATAGCATTACACCTTAAGCTAATATATA from Metabacillus sediminilitoris carries:
- a CDS encoding 2-hydroxyglutaryl-CoA dehydratase; its protein translation is MSTTKEREVVKENRQSDYLRYFEKELNRYQAEQEEELGLGQSKAQWFDPVPRQFFEKDKESTTILFGGFTMAHDYLMEGALKGLGYTVKHMDCPDTESLRFGKEFGNRGQCNPTYFTVGNLIKYLSYLRDVEGKSKEEIVSKYLFITSGSCGPCRFGTYVTEYRKALRDAGFDGFRVLLFQQQSGLKQATGEESALKLDSSFFLTFLKAVLIGDILNAIGYRIRPYEVEEGSTNAALERCKQHLYKAFSERKQLIPALYRCRKELQTVKVDRTRVKPKVSIIGEFWAMTTEGDGNYQLQNFLESEGAEVEVQSVTAWILFLIWEGQYDTRKRMNLREADSNSKGLKGKNPIKRLLLLELADRTVRGMFHTYARAIGLRGYHLPDMNEIAEVAHSHYNNHLRGGEGHMEVGKLILNVKKRKVNMTISVKPFGCMPSSGVSDGVQSLITEIHPEAIFLPIETTGDGAINVYSRIQMMLFKAKQTAQKEFDQALAKKGLSIEQLQKNGFSRSYIIEPLKVSKHSVACTSANVVNHFRGIPNRFSFRRNKVKEA
- a CDS encoding DUF421 domain-containing protein; protein product: MFTFVGKLILLFGLVVLAMRCMGKTVLAQLTPPDLAAIVFLITLSVSPLKVNGIGQAIVGIITIVVIYWLFSKLSLFRWLNRLFIGHPSILIKHGKISKKELLKTRFSLVELLSAIRAAGYPNIKDLDYVILEPNGDLSILPNQAVVNLTPRHLNIETDYQGLPLAMIVEGNLQHKNLRLIQKDENWLQEELAKKGFHQYNNIFYAAVSDKDHSIIIDTGN
- a CDS encoding DUF421 domain-containing protein, translated to MDFFSSQESLTTIQWALRAIVGFFFLALIAKIMGQRSISQLRFLDYVMALLIGNIIAHPLSDEELGLKGSMITMSVLVILYVAFVYISLRCNAIRKICEPSPLTLIENGQIFYKNLNKARISIDFLLTELRKEKTDDIKKVSLALWEPGGTISIFLKSQHQPITSADVTLTKKPFELPRTIIKERKIDYNELEQLGKDEQWLLNKINNTYRVNINDVLLATIDKNENIKIFLYQ
- a CDS encoding endonuclease/exonuclease/phosphatase family protein, producing the protein MEIKVMTFNIHHGKGIDKQRNLSRIAEVIEKSDVDIIGLNEVDKHFSKRSLFEDQTMWLAKQLNTEHFFSPSLSIKSKKSTNERQYGNALLSRYPIVTRKNHAFNYIPGLIEGRSLLNATIQINNQLYQVMVTHLSLNPFLHRKQTEFIVDQLHHYHHPIIIMGDWNMKPGSSGWRRLTDNVQDTWQVSGEGPGYTYPSLSPKMRLDYIFVSPDLKVVKAEVMTKTLKASDHLPLKATISCL
- a CDS encoding YkoP family protein, translated to MRSYLLSFWNILDPLYYLFTRLEYLDRHSGIFRVRLTKYKGKEVLLSDGTLIKKNDKLVKIHLHNVKLLSELKGVPCSVRRGRIIFQKVLISMPLIAEYINGHKEKNEIKGVIGITMLYKGAEKIGFEIFQPCHPLYKLFKRISQTPLYLLSAEQPKISKIPDTYYLFISKEKLQQTYNKTKLNK
- a CDS encoding L-histidine N(alpha)-methyltransferase translates to MGCCFYNKGETIHTENSYKYGLNSFKTIVENNGFKTEKVWTDP
- a CDS encoding alkaline phosphatase family protein — its product is MNPSGKKQIIMLLVDTLMDITLQEAIKNGKAPALQFLIENGYKIPNLVSPFPTMSVNVDSTLLTGVYSDQHKVPGLVWFNKKENRIINYGGNVRELIKLGLKQSMEDIFYNLNHNHLSKKHKTIHETLVAQDIQTASINTLMYRGNQSVQITFPFLMSLVTGMRRKIFAYAPNLFSYGAMAKLNRLKRYSFFWQKYGFNDKFTANELIYLIERDMLPALTIAYFPDLDQRIHKKGRMNSKGVEKVDKQLQTILNTYSTWEEALKNNIWIVLGDNGQAWIEKDRNKALIDLRKLLKTYRIPKLKDRITSSDEVILCTNERMCFIYTLDSDRILLENLAKTLQKDERIDVIAWKKDNSILVTSGIQDGKLIFHPSGDFRDEYGQSWSIEGDTAILDLSINKNMISYGVYPDALARLYTTFFSHEGDYLVVNAKPGYEFLAESSPTHVGGASHGGLHEQDSLVPMIVTGTDTKPKNLRILDIKDWILSLI